In a genomic window of Bordetella petrii:
- a CDS encoding methyl-accepting chemotaxis protein, with protein sequence MRKFLVNMKIRTSLLGVLAFFSLMLVIGAALGVLSLRVSNGTLASIRQTQDVGDALTRVANSYKDVVNGLARTANAHYNDIVRSIGQPVAVSQGLGAEAAGLLQRANAAMNRAQTEFEYYKKLPRPEGAQESLDEIDAAYAALMQRGVAPLFGLLERGDMVSYQKQARAVHDAAEGRFSRALEGFDFWRASQLQDEYVLATQRYQGVLIAVAVGGTMAALLVFSTYLFLRRRVLQPLQEAGRHFDRMAAGDLTARVEVRNSNEIGQLFSALKRMQENLARTVSQVRRGVDEINVGSREISAGNTDLSSRTEQQAASLEETAASMEELASTVKQNADNARQANQLAASASDVAERGGAAVSEVVSTMEGISASSRKISEIVSVIDGIAFQTNILALNAAVEAARAGEQGKGFAVVAGEVRSLAQRSAQAAKEIKVLIEDSVSKVGTGSQQVERAGATMQEIVASVKRVTDIMGEISAASEEQSGGIDQVNRAVSQMDEVTQQNAALVEEAAAAAGSLQEQAQQLAEAVAVFKINAGEVIEVPARQLDGARAVREALRQPGHEHDPAAPGALALQ encoded by the coding sequence ATGCGCAAGTTCCTGGTCAACATGAAAATACGCACCAGCCTGCTTGGCGTATTGGCGTTTTTTTCGCTGATGCTGGTGATCGGAGCCGCCTTGGGCGTGCTGTCGCTGCGCGTCAGCAATGGCACGCTGGCCAGCATTCGCCAGACGCAGGACGTGGGCGATGCGTTGACGCGCGTGGCCAATAGCTACAAAGACGTCGTCAACGGCCTGGCCCGCACGGCGAATGCGCATTACAACGATATCGTACGTAGCATTGGCCAGCCCGTGGCGGTGTCGCAGGGGCTGGGCGCAGAGGCCGCGGGCCTGCTGCAGCGCGCCAACGCGGCGATGAACCGCGCCCAGACCGAGTTTGAGTATTACAAGAAACTGCCACGCCCGGAAGGCGCGCAAGAAAGCCTGGACGAGATCGACGCGGCATACGCCGCGCTGATGCAGCGGGGCGTCGCGCCCCTGTTCGGCCTGCTCGAGCGCGGCGACATGGTTTCGTATCAGAAGCAGGCGCGTGCGGTGCACGATGCCGCCGAAGGCCGTTTTTCGCGCGCATTGGAAGGCTTCGACTTCTGGCGGGCCAGCCAGTTGCAGGATGAGTACGTGCTGGCCACCCAACGCTACCAGGGCGTGTTGATCGCCGTGGCCGTGGGCGGGACCATGGCGGCGCTGCTGGTCTTCAGTACCTATCTGTTTCTGCGCCGTCGGGTACTGCAGCCGTTGCAGGAAGCCGGCCGGCACTTTGATCGCATGGCCGCGGGCGACCTGACGGCGCGGGTCGAGGTGCGCAACAGCAATGAAATCGGCCAACTGTTCTCGGCGTTAAAGCGCATGCAGGAGAACCTGGCGCGCACGGTGTCGCAGGTGCGCCGCGGGGTGGACGAGATCAACGTGGGTTCGCGCGAGATTTCGGCGGGCAACACCGACCTGAGCAGCCGTACCGAACAACAGGCGGCGTCGCTGGAAGAGACGGCGGCGTCGATGGAAGAGCTGGCCTCGACGGTCAAGCAGAACGCCGACAACGCGCGCCAGGCGAATCAGCTGGCGGCCAGCGCCTCGGACGTGGCCGAGCGCGGCGGAGCGGCGGTCTCGGAAGTGGTGAGCACGATGGAAGGGATTTCGGCGAGCTCGCGCAAGATTTCCGAGATTGTGTCGGTGATTGACGGGATCGCGTTCCAGACGAACATTCTGGCGCTGAACGCGGCGGTGGAAGCGGCGCGCGCGGGCGAGCAGGGCAAGGGCTTTGCGGTGGTGGCGGGCGAAGTGCGCTCGCTGGCGCAGCGCAGCGCGCAGGCGGCCAAGGAAATCAAGGTGCTGATCGAGGACTCGGTGAGCAAGGTGGGCACGGGTTCGCAGCAGGTGGAGCGGGCCGGTGCGACGATGCAAGAGATCGTGGCGTCGGTCAAGCGGGTGACGGACATCATGGGCGAGATTTCGGCGGCCTCGGAAGAGCAGTCGGGCGGGATCGACCAGGTGAACCGCGCGGTGTCGCAGATGGATGAAGTGACGCAGCAGAACGCGGCGCTGGTGGAAGAGGCGGCCGCGGCGGCGGGCTCGCTGCAAGAGCAGGCGCAGCAGCTGGCCGAGGCGGTGGCGGTGTTCAAGATCAACGCCGGCGAAGTCATCGAAGTGCCGGCGCGCCAGCTCGACGGCGCTCGCGCGGTGCGCGAGGCGTTGCGCCAGCCCGGGCATGAGCACGATCCGGCCGCGCCGGGCGCGCTCGCGTTGCAATAG
- a CDS encoding CheR family methyltransferase, with protein MIHARAGISLGEHKREMVYSRLTRRLRALGRQDFTGYLDHLESQPAAPEWEDFVNALTTNLTAFFREAHHFPILAELARSRPGPVSVWCCAASSGEEPYSIAMTLVETLGARAASATVLATDIDTQVLDRARAGIYADERVARMDPARLKRFFLRGRGANAGQVRVRPELAAMVRFETVNLLAPTWPIAEQFDAIFCRNVMIYFDKPTQAGILKRFVPLLKAGGLLFAGHSENFTYISREFRLRGQTVYECVGPQPGR; from the coding sequence ATGATTCATGCGCGGGCCGGTATTTCGCTGGGCGAGCACAAGCGCGAGATGGTGTACAGCCGGTTGACCCGCCGCCTGCGGGCGCTGGGCCGGCAGGATTTCACCGGCTACCTGGATCACCTGGAAAGCCAGCCGGCGGCGCCCGAGTGGGAAGACTTCGTCAACGCGCTCACCACCAACCTGACCGCGTTTTTTCGCGAGGCGCATCATTTTCCGATTCTGGCCGAGCTGGCCCGCAGCCGCCCCGGCCCCGTGTCGGTCTGGTGTTGCGCGGCATCCAGCGGTGAAGAGCCTTATTCGATTGCCATGACGCTGGTCGAGACGCTGGGCGCGCGGGCCGCGTCGGCCACAGTGCTGGCGACCGACATCGATACCCAGGTGTTGGACCGGGCGCGCGCCGGCATATATGCCGACGAGCGGGTGGCCCGCATGGATCCGGCGCGGCTGAAACGCTTTTTCCTGCGCGGACGCGGCGCCAATGCCGGACAGGTGCGGGTGCGGCCTGAACTGGCCGCCATGGTGCGCTTCGAGACCGTGAATCTGCTGGCGCCTACCTGGCCCATAGCCGAGCAGTTCGACGCGATCTTTTGCCGCAATGTCATGATTTATTTCGATAAACCGACCCAGGCGGGCATCTTGAAGCGTTTCGTGCCGCTATTGAAGGCGGGCGGCTTGCTGTTTGCCGGTCATTCCGAGAATTTCACGTACATCAGCCGAGAGTTCCGCCTGCGCGGACAGACGGTGTACGAATGCGTGGGTCCGCAGCCCGGACGTTAA
- a CDS encoding protein-glutamate methylesterase/protein-glutamine glutaminase yields MKKIRVLCVDDSALVRGLMTEIINSHDDMEVVAVAPDPLVARELIKQHNPDVLTLDVEMPRMDGLDFLEKLMRLRPMPVVMVSSLTERGGETTLRALELGAIDFVTKPKLGIRHGMLEYSELIADKIRAAARARLRVPAASAQAAPPARLRSPFASSEKLVIVGASTGGTEAIREVLRPLPPDSPAVLITQHMPAGFTRSFAQRLDALCAVTVREATHGERVLPGHVYLAPGGDTHMKLGRSGANYVIELEASEPVNRHRPSVDVLFHSAASAAGANAIGVILTGMGKDGAAGMLAMRQAGAHTLAQDEASCVVFGMPREAIALGAAAEVVALDAMSERILTRLGDRANRV; encoded by the coding sequence ATGAAGAAGATACGCGTTCTGTGCGTGGACGATTCGGCCCTGGTTCGCGGCCTGATGACCGAGATCATCAACAGCCACGACGACATGGAGGTGGTGGCGGTCGCGCCCGATCCGCTGGTGGCGCGCGAATTGATCAAGCAGCACAACCCCGACGTGCTGACGCTGGATGTGGAAATGCCCCGCATGGACGGGTTGGATTTCCTCGAGAAGCTGATGCGGCTGCGGCCCATGCCCGTGGTGATGGTGTCGTCGCTGACCGAGCGCGGCGGCGAGACCACGCTGCGCGCCCTCGAGCTGGGCGCCATCGATTTCGTGACCAAGCCGAAGCTGGGCATCCGCCATGGCATGCTGGAGTATTCCGAGCTTATCGCCGATAAGATCCGCGCCGCCGCGCGGGCGCGGTTGCGGGTGCCGGCAGCCAGCGCGCAGGCGGCGCCGCCCGCGCGCCTGCGCAGCCCGTTTGCCAGCTCGGAAAAGCTGGTGATAGTGGGGGCTTCGACGGGCGGTACCGAGGCCATCCGCGAAGTCTTGCGGCCGCTGCCGCCGGATAGCCCGGCGGTGCTGATCACCCAGCACATGCCGGCTGGGTTCACGCGTTCGTTCGCCCAGCGCCTGGATGCCCTGTGCGCCGTCACGGTGCGCGAGGCCACGCACGGCGAGCGGGTGCTGCCGGGCCATGTTTATCTGGCGCCTGGCGGCGATACGCATATGAAGCTGGGGCGCAGCGGCGCCAACTATGTGATCGAACTGGAGGCCAGCGAGCCGGTCAACCGCCATCGTCCGTCGGTGGACGTGCTGTTTCACTCGGCGGCCAGCGCGGCCGGAGCCAACGCCATCGGCGTGATCCTGACTGGCATGGGCAAGGATGGCGCGGCCGGCATGCTGGCCATGCGGCAGGCCGGCGCGCACACACTGGCGCAGGACGAGGCCAGCTGCGTGGTGTTTGGCATGCCGCGCGAGGCCATCGCGCTAGGCGCGGCGGCCGAGGTGGTGGCGCTGGACGCCATGAGCGAACGCATCCTGACGCGCCTGGGCGACCGCGCGAACCGGGTCTGA
- the cheY gene encoding chemotaxis response regulator CheY, with product MIDKGMKILVVDDFPTMRRIIRNLLKELGFENVDEAEDGAIGLEKLRNGSFQFVVSDWNMPNLDGLEMLKQIRADGALKSLPVLMVTAEAKKENIVAAAQAGANGYVVKPFTAATLEEKLTKIFEKLAG from the coding sequence ATGATAGACAAGGGTATGAAGATTCTGGTGGTGGATGATTTCCCCACGATGCGGCGCATTATCCGCAACCTGCTCAAAGAGCTGGGTTTCGAGAATGTGGATGAGGCCGAAGACGGCGCTATCGGGCTGGAAAAACTGCGCAACGGCAGCTTTCAGTTTGTGGTGTCGGACTGGAACATGCCCAATCTCGATGGCCTGGAAATGCTCAAGCAGATCCGCGCCGACGGCGCGCTGAAGTCGCTGCCGGTGTTGATGGTGACGGCCGAAGCCAAGAAAGAGAACATCGTTGCCGCGGCCCAGGCCGGCGCTAACGGTTATGTGGTCAAGCCTTTCACGGCGGCGACGCTGGAAGAAAAGCTGACCAAAATATTCGAGAAACTCGCTGGCTGA
- the cheZ gene encoding protein phosphatase CheZ: MSAMDTGNDGDPSDLIHRIASLTRMLRDSMRELGLDQAIKDAAQAIPDARDRLRYVAQMTEQAANRVLNATEAAGPLQDRMARSAQALDARWQQWFDQPLELPQARELVKDTRAFLADVPAQTQQTQSQLMEIVMAQDFQDLTGQVIMRMMDVVGAIERELLQVLLDNVPQERRDEAQSLLNGPQVSPAGKADVVTSQDQVDDLLASLGF, from the coding sequence ATGAGCGCAATGGATACTGGCAATGACGGCGATCCGTCCGACCTGATACACCGTATCGCCTCGCTGACGCGCATGCTGCGCGACAGCATGCGCGAGCTGGGTCTGGACCAGGCCATCAAGGATGCCGCGCAGGCCATCCCCGATGCCCGCGACCGCCTGCGCTATGTGGCGCAGATGACCGAACAGGCCGCCAACCGCGTGCTCAACGCTACCGAGGCGGCCGGGCCGCTGCAGGACCGCATGGCCCGTTCGGCGCAGGCGCTGGACGCGCGCTGGCAGCAATGGTTCGACCAGCCGCTGGAACTGCCCCAGGCGCGCGAACTGGTAAAGGACACCCGGGCGTTCCTGGCCGACGTGCCGGCGCAAACGCAGCAGACCCAGAGCCAGCTGATGGAAATTGTGATGGCGCAGGATTTCCAGGACCTGACCGGCCAGGTGATCATGCGCATGATGGATGTGGTTGGCGCCATCGAGCGCGAGCTGCTGCAAGTGCTGCTGGACAACGTGCCGCAAGAGCGCCGCGACGAGGCGCAAAGCCTCTTGAACGGACCGCAAGTCAGCCCGGCGGGCAAGGCTGACGTGGTAACCAGCCAGGACCAGGTCGACGACCTGCTGGCCAGCCTGGGGTTCTGA
- a CDS encoding methyl-accepting chemotaxis protein, whose protein sequence is MAHSSLRWGGLWRLVRGLDRGQAALADRAWSVSPLARPLHRFLARMRGHVVAVRQASIQIALNAARTQYQASQCASLAREQAAAAEALAGSGSQIEQLSDAASAHMREIAQVSARNLEAARAALLALGDVMGRMERMTAEMAGLAGVVEQLTQRAHSVADISRLIKDVSLQTQLLALNAGVEAARAGDAGRGFAVVATEVGRLAERVNAATGEIGTHTGEMLDLVEATQRQAGTLREDIEASGGQLDLTRDEFARFVRDFDGMNGQVAQVLSAVDEVDATNHDMNARIGHVAALSADVLGRATAMSEQVDRIRAQTESVQEVLAGMRTGGTAFDHLSAMLVAFRDAAQRLLQEAAARGVDVFDRQYRRIPDSDPPRYHTRYDRAVEQPLTRLLDEVLDSVAGGSYTIVVDAAGYAPAHNSRYSHAPSGDRAADVARVRHKRIFNDPVGARLAANTAGQLFQTYSRDTGEIVNDVSLPLFLDGVHWGAVRIGLDYARFEAQFQGAAPRPGE, encoded by the coding sequence ATGGCGCATTCTTCATTGCGTTGGGGCGGCCTCTGGCGCCTGGTGCGGGGGCTCGACCGGGGCCAGGCGGCGTTGGCTGACCGCGCCTGGTCGGTTAGCCCGCTGGCGCGGCCGTTGCATCGTTTCCTGGCGCGCATGCGCGGCCACGTGGTTGCGGTGCGGCAGGCCAGCATCCAGATCGCCCTGAATGCCGCTCGCACCCAGTACCAGGCCAGCCAATGCGCGAGCCTGGCGCGCGAACAGGCCGCGGCGGCCGAGGCGCTGGCCGGCAGCGGTTCGCAGATCGAGCAGTTGTCGGATGCGGCGTCGGCACACATGCGCGAGATTGCCCAGGTGTCGGCGCGCAACCTCGAAGCCGCGCGGGCCGCGCTGCTGGCGCTGGGCGACGTGATGGGCCGCATGGAGCGGATGACCGCCGAAATGGCGGGGCTGGCGGGCGTGGTCGAGCAACTGACTCAGCGCGCCCACTCGGTGGCCGACATCAGCCGCCTGATCAAGGACGTGTCGCTGCAGACCCAGTTGCTGGCGCTCAATGCCGGTGTCGAAGCCGCGCGCGCGGGCGACGCGGGCCGCGGTTTTGCCGTGGTGGCCACCGAAGTCGGCCGGCTGGCCGAGCGGGTCAACGCCGCGACGGGCGAGATTGGCACGCATACCGGCGAAATGCTGGACCTGGTCGAGGCTACCCAGCGCCAGGCCGGGACGCTGCGCGAAGACATCGAAGCCTCCGGCGGCCAACTGGACCTGACCCGCGACGAGTTCGCGCGTTTTGTGCGCGACTTCGACGGCATGAATGGCCAGGTGGCGCAGGTGCTGAGCGCGGTGGACGAGGTAGACGCCACCAATCACGACATGAATGCCCGCATAGGCCACGTGGCCGCCCTGAGCGCCGACGTGCTGGGCCGCGCCACCGCCATGTCGGAGCAGGTTGACCGTATCCGGGCGCAGACCGAGAGCGTGCAGGAGGTGCTGGCCGGCATGCGCACCGGGGGGACGGCGTTCGATCATCTGTCGGCCATGCTGGTGGCGTTCCGCGATGCCGCGCAGCGCCTGCTGCAGGAGGCGGCCGCCCGGGGCGTCGATGTGTTCGACCGGCAATACCGGCGCATTCCCGATAGCGACCCGCCGCGCTACCACACCCGTTACGACCGGGCCGTAGAGCAGCCGCTGACCCGGTTGCTGGACGAAGTGCTGGATTCGGTGGCGGGCGGCAGTTACACCATCGTGGTCGATGCGGCGGGCTATGCCCCGGCCCACAACAGCCGTTACTCGCATGCCCCCAGCGGCGACCGCGCGGCCGATGTCGCCCGGGTGCGGCACAAGCGGATCTTCAACGACCCGGTGGGCGCGCGCCTGGCTGCCAACACCGCGGGCCAGCTGTTTCAGACTTATTCGCGCGATACCGGAGAGATTGTCAACGATGTATCGCTGCCGCTGTTCCTGGACGGCGTGCACTGGGGCGCCGTGCGCATCGGCCTGGACTACGCGCGTTTCGAGGCGCAGTTCCAGGGCGCCGCGCCGCGCCCGGGCGAATAG
- the flhB gene encoding flagellar biosynthesis protein FlhB, with protein MADESDLEKTEAASPRRLEKAREEGQIARSRELGTFLLLAAGVGGLWLSGSMLYRGLTGVLRNGLGFDARIGRDPGIMVAQAVDGAGQALLLVLPIFGVLMAVAVLASVVLGGFVFSAKPLQPDFAKLSLFSGLKRMVSAQTVVELLKAVAKALLVGGVAVAVIGGHRDEMLALMHAAPTEALVKALTLVALCAALIVASLGIIVLLDVPWQIWSHLKKLRMSKEDVRQEHKESEGDPHIKARIRQQQRSMARRRMMSEVPRADVVVTNPTHYAVALRYAEGQAAPRVVAKGTGLVAARIRELAAGHRVPLLQAPPLARALYQHVELGQEIPAALYTAVAEVLAWVFQLRSWRAEWGAEPPAPTGLAVPAELDPLASAQ; from the coding sequence ATGGCCGACGAAAGCGATCTGGAGAAAACCGAAGCCGCCTCTCCCAGGCGCCTGGAAAAGGCGCGCGAGGAGGGGCAGATCGCGCGTTCGCGCGAACTGGGCACGTTCCTGCTGCTGGCGGCCGGCGTGGGCGGGTTGTGGCTGAGCGGCTCGATGCTGTACCGCGGCCTGACCGGGGTGCTGCGCAACGGCCTGGGCTTTGACGCGCGGATCGGTCGCGACCCCGGCATTATGGTGGCCCAGGCGGTCGACGGCGCGGGCCAGGCGCTGCTGCTGGTGCTGCCCATTTTCGGCGTGCTGATGGCGGTGGCCGTGCTGGCCAGTGTGGTGCTGGGCGGTTTTGTCTTTTCCGCCAAGCCGCTGCAGCCGGATTTTGCCAAGTTGAGCCTGTTTTCGGGCCTCAAGCGCATGGTGTCGGCGCAAACCGTGGTGGAATTGCTGAAAGCGGTCGCCAAGGCGCTGCTGGTGGGCGGCGTGGCCGTGGCCGTGATCGGCGGACACCGCGACGAAATGCTGGCGCTGATGCACGCCGCGCCGACCGAGGCGCTGGTAAAGGCCTTGACGCTGGTGGCGCTGTGCGCCGCCCTGATCGTGGCCTCGCTGGGCATCATCGTGCTGCTGGATGTGCCCTGGCAAATCTGGAGCCACCTGAAGAAGCTGCGCATGTCGAAGGAAGACGTGCGCCAGGAACATAAAGAAAGCGAGGGCGACCCCCACATCAAGGCGCGCATCCGGCAGCAGCAGCGGTCCATGGCCCGGCGCCGCATGATGAGCGAGGTGCCGCGCGCCGACGTCGTGGTCACCAATCCCACCCATTACGCCGTGGCGCTGCGCTATGCCGAGGGACAGGCGGCGCCGCGCGTGGTGGCCAAGGGCACGGGCCTGGTGGCCGCCCGCATCCGCGAACTGGCCGCGGGGCACCGCGTGCCTCTTTTGCAGGCCCCGCCGCTGGCGCGTGCCCTGTACCAGCACGTCGAGCTGGGCCAGGAGATTCCGGCGGCGCTGTACACCGCGGTAGCCGAAGTGCTGGCCTGGGTGTTTCAGCTGCGCAGCTGGCGCGCCGAATGGGGCGCGGAGCCGCCCGCGCCAACCGGCCTGGCGGTGCCCGCCGAGCTAGACCCCCTTGCCAGCGCCCAGTAA
- the flhF gene encoding flagellar biosynthesis protein FlhF, which produces MKISRFIGASSRDVMRQVREALGPDALIVSNRSVADGVEVLATLDEPAAEPAAEPVAAALAALPGPDTPLPAPQPAAPMPADATAGLEAAIGALRGALETRLDGLLWGGADTAGREPQRAALFRLLLDAGFSSRLARAMLERLPGGLGQREAQSWVRNELVTHLPVLTREDELWEQGGVYALVGPTGVGKTTTLAKLAARCVAREGREQVAMLTTDNFRIGALEQLQIYGRLMGVPARSVRDVAELRATLAELGDRKMVLIDTTGISQRDRNVAAQAALLCGAGRPVRRLLVLNAASQGDTLDEVAHAYRHGAGEDVAGCIITKLDEASRLGPALDTAVRHRLPVHYVCVGQKVPEDLALARADELVDRALAAPVQAPALYAPSEADMASLWRARNAAPQDDAAQRRRQWLAAALLPGGAAEASTLDQALAWLDADAACRQARAAWREVEAPRAAAAGQGGADISLDDVRRAFASACDRHLLVLHGTAALGGAGLPGARLQAALLLSDRGAALGAAAGRVHSPRTSGGPDRAWMPEAGRTLPERVAALAEGLPAVPLVHLTEPGDTPAWRSLPAGTAWLARCAGAMKVLHDDCPTTLNAVGKALGYLPAGALDDAAGIAALQPASRGPACELWASGTEVAVPRRGAPALPLRLVCARVVGADGAVLRQLFGLTSLSASQADASTVARWLALQERARGAFRDMAQAWPALPAGTGMAGQAARAALAAQLGAACWQVAQAPGAATLDSPLRGALGAGRGLTARAMPTALLKLFSMLEMAA; this is translated from the coding sequence ATGAAAATAAGCAGATTCATTGGGGCCAGCAGCCGCGACGTCATGCGCCAGGTGCGCGAGGCGCTGGGTCCGGATGCACTGATCGTTTCCAACCGCAGCGTGGCCGATGGCGTCGAGGTGTTGGCCACTCTGGACGAACCGGCCGCCGAACCCGCCGCCGAACCCGTCGCGGCTGCGCTGGCCGCGCTGCCGGGGCCGGACACCCCATTGCCGGCGCCGCAGCCGGCCGCGCCGATGCCGGCAGACGCGACGGCGGGCCTGGAAGCGGCTATCGGAGCATTGCGCGGCGCGCTGGAAACCCGGCTGGATGGCCTGCTGTGGGGAGGCGCCGATACGGCCGGGCGCGAGCCGCAGCGCGCCGCGCTGTTCCGCCTGCTGCTCGATGCCGGCTTCAGTTCGCGCCTGGCGCGGGCGATGCTGGAGCGATTGCCTGGCGGGTTGGGCCAGCGCGAGGCGCAGTCATGGGTGCGCAATGAACTGGTGACGCATTTGCCGGTGCTGACGCGCGAAGACGAGCTTTGGGAGCAGGGCGGCGTGTATGCGCTGGTCGGCCCCACCGGCGTGGGCAAGACCACCACGCTTGCCAAATTGGCCGCGCGCTGCGTGGCCCGCGAGGGCCGCGAACAGGTCGCGATGCTGACCACCGACAATTTCCGCATCGGCGCGCTGGAGCAACTGCAGATCTACGGGCGCCTGATGGGGGTGCCGGCGCGCTCGGTGCGCGACGTGGCCGAACTGCGCGCCACGCTGGCCGAACTGGGCGACCGCAAGATGGTGCTGATCGACACGACCGGCATCAGCCAGCGGGATCGGAATGTGGCCGCGCAGGCCGCGCTGCTTTGCGGCGCCGGCAGGCCGGTACGGCGCCTGCTGGTGTTGAACGCCGCCAGCCAGGGCGACACGCTGGATGAGGTGGCGCATGCATACCGGCACGGCGCCGGCGAAGATGTGGCCGGCTGCATCATCACCAAGCTCGACGAGGCGTCGCGCCTGGGTCCGGCGTTGGACACCGCGGTGCGCCACCGGCTGCCGGTGCATTATGTGTGCGTAGGCCAGAAAGTCCCGGAAGACCTGGCGTTGGCCCGTGCTGACGAACTGGTGGATCGCGCGCTGGCGGCGCCCGTGCAGGCGCCGGCACTGTACGCGCCCAGCGAGGCCGACATGGCGTCGCTATGGCGTGCGCGCAACGCTGCGCCGCAAGATGACGCGGCGCAGCGCCGGCGCCAGTGGCTGGCGGCGGCACTGTTGCCCGGCGGCGCGGCTGAGGCCTCGACGCTGGATCAGGCGCTGGCGTGGCTGGATGCCGACGCTGCCTGCAGGCAGGCCCGCGCCGCCTGGCGCGAAGTGGAAGCGCCACGCGCGGCGGCAGCCGGGCAGGGTGGCGCCGACATCAGCCTGGATGACGTGCGGCGCGCGTTTGCGTCGGCCTGCGACCGGCACCTGCTGGTGCTGCATGGCACGGCGGCGCTGGGCGGGGCTGGATTGCCGGGCGCCAGGCTACAGGCGGCGTTGCTGTTGAGCGATCGCGGCGCCGCGCTGGGCGCGGCGGCGGGCCGGGTGCATAGCCCCCGGACGTCGGGCGGCCCGGACCGGGCATGGATGCCAGAAGCCGGCCGCACGCTGCCGGAACGGGTCGCGGCGCTGGCCGAAGGGCTGCCCGCGGTGCCGCTGGTGCACTTGACCGAACCTGGCGACACGCCCGCGTGGCGCAGCCTGCCGGCTGGCACGGCCTGGCTGGCGCGCTGCGCCGGGGCCATGAAGGTGCTGCACGACGATTGCCCGACTACCTTGAATGCGGTGGGCAAAGCCTTGGGCTATCTGCCGGCCGGCGCGCTGGACGACGCGGCCGGCATCGCGGCGCTACAGCCGGCGTCGCGCGGCCCGGCGTGCGAACTCTGGGCATCCGGCACCGAGGTGGCGGTGCCCCGCCGTGGCGCGCCGGCACTGCCGTTGCGGCTGGTTTGCGCGCGGGTGGTCGGGGCCGACGGCGCGGTGCTGCGCCAGCTTTTCGGCCTGACCAGCCTGTCGGCCAGTCAGGCCGATGCGAGCACGGTGGCCCGCTGGCTGGCGCTGCAGGAGCGGGCGCGCGGCGCATTTCGCGATATGGCGCAAGCCTGGCCGGCTCTGCCGGCCGGCACGGGAATGGCCGGGCAGGCCGCGCGCGCCGCGCTGGCGGCCCAGCTGGGCGCGGCCTGCTGGCAAGTGGCGCAAGCGCCCGGTGCAGCGACCCTGGATTCCCCGCTGCGCGGCGCGCTGGGGGCCGGCCGTGGGTTGACCGCGCGCGCCATGCCGACGGCGTTACTGAAGCTGTTTTCGATGCTGGAAATGGCCGCCTGA
- a CDS encoding flagella synthesis protein FlgN yields MPTSLLDCLARENALVQEFSATLDSETHALVDRTAFQQLPELTRHKESLALRLAALSDHRDALLEQMGLPEGHEGTEHAAARDPQLAEAWRTLLANAAVARERNARNSALVEVSLRYTQQSLDALREMGGMASAGTYDAQGRGRRGAYGGKNIVAA; encoded by the coding sequence ATGCCCACTTCTCTGCTCGATTGCCTGGCACGCGAAAACGCCCTGGTGCAGGAATTCTCCGCTACCCTGGACAGTGAAACCCATGCCCTGGTCGATCGCACCGCCTTCCAGCAATTGCCGGAACTGACGCGGCACAAGGAATCCCTGGCCCTGCGGCTGGCCGCGCTCAGTGACCACCGCGACGCGCTGCTAGAGCAGATGGGGCTGCCCGAAGGGCACGAAGGCACCGAACACGCCGCCGCGCGCGACCCGCAGCTGGCCGAAGCCTGGCGCACGCTGCTGGCCAATGCCGCCGTCGCGCGCGAACGCAACGCCCGCAACAGCGCGCTGGTGGAAGTCAGTTTGCGCTACACCCAGCAATCGCTGGACGCGCTGCGCGAGATGGGCGGCATGGCCAGCGCCGGCACCTACGACGCCCAGGGCCGCGGGCGCCGCGGCGCATATGGCGGCAAGAACATCGTCGCGGCCTGA
- the flgM gene encoding flagellar biosynthesis anti-sigma factor FlgM codes for MKIIPSSSRPVGAQAPGGRADTPAGAAPSTASSGATSAQVALSPASRQLLALQDGSSDIDVERVAAIRAAIASGQLQIDAGRIADSLIASARDLVK; via the coding sequence TTGAAAATCATCCCATCCTCTTCCCGGCCTGTCGGCGCCCAGGCGCCGGGCGGGCGGGCCGACACCCCGGCCGGCGCGGCGCCGTCGACCGCATCGTCGGGCGCCACCAGTGCGCAAGTGGCGCTCAGCCCCGCATCGCGCCAGCTGCTCGCCCTGCAGGACGGCAGCAGCGACATCGACGTCGAACGCGTGGCCGCCATACGCGCCGCCATCGCTTCCGGACAACTGCAGATCGACGCCGGCCGCATCGCCGACAGCCTGATCGCCAGCGCCCGGGATTTGGTCAAATAG